ACCGCTCAAATTCCACCAAAAGCGTTGTGGGTCCCGATATTCCGACCATCGGCTTCCATGGCGCGGCACCAACACGGCGCGGCCGCCGGATGCGGCTGGTGATCACCCGCAGCGCCTCGACGAGCTCGATCCGTGCCAGGTGCGCCCCGAGGCAGTAGTGGACGCCGCCGCCGAACGTGAGGATCGGCGGCGGCGCGTTGCGGGTGATGTCGAGGCGGTCAGGATCGTCGTAGACGGCGGGGTCGCGATTGGCCGAAGCCGTGTTGGCCATGACGCACGTACCGGCCGGGATGAGAAAGCCGTCGAGTTCGACGTCCTGGGTGGCGACGCGGACGGTGGTGAGGGCGATCGGGGTGTGCCGGATGAGTTCCTCGACGGCTTGCGGTGCCAGCTCCGGGTTGTCGGCCAGTAACGACCATTGGTCCGGATGGTCCGCCAGCACGTGCACGGCCGCGGCCAACTGATTGCGGGTGGTGTCGGTGCCGGCGTTCAGCAGAATCACGACCAGGTTGACCAGTTCGTCGTGCGTCAGGTGTTCGCCGTCGTCCTCGACGCGGATCAGTTCAGAGATCAGGTCGTCGGTCAGGCACTGTCGCCGTGCGGCGATCAGGCCCTCGACGTAGGACTCGAGTTGTTCCCAGGCCCGCAGAAT
This genomic stretch from Mycobacterium paragordonae harbors:
- a CDS encoding cytochrome P450, encoding MTIDLEIPAISYDDAPDPETAHRILRAARQQSPIAMSPYGPEVLSYDLVRTVLRDTRFAMPQGAGLVVQGITSGPVWDRVTKLLISLDGAEHHRLRRLVSRAFTPRAAERMRAACVEVMTELVDACPAGRCDVVADLARPFPVPIICALLGAPRADWHLFSRWADDVSKAFGVNVAEEAPAILRAWEQLESYVEGLIAARRQCLTDDLISELIRVEDDGEHLTHDELVNLVVILLNAGTDTTRNQLAAAVHVLADHPDQWSLLADNPELAPQAVEELIRHTPIALTTVRVATQDVELDGFLIPAGTCVMANTASANRDPAVYDDPDRLDITRNAPPPILTFGGGVHYCLGAHLARIELVEALRVITSRIRRPRRVGAAPWKPMVGISGPTTLLVEFER